The sequence below is a genomic window from Miscanthus floridulus cultivar M001 unplaced genomic scaffold, ASM1932011v1 fs_898_2_3, whole genome shotgun sequence.
TTTGCATTGTAGCTGGAGGGAAGAGAAGGGATCGTTTCCCTTCGGCAGGTGAGGAGAGGCAAGCAGGCAGAACCATGTGGAGAACGAAATGGTGGCATTGTATTGGGAAGAAAGAACATGATTGAGGATGATAAGATTTCTCTTTGTTTATTTATCAATTGAGTGGAGTGTGACTCACATTTTTTTGGGCTGAGCAGCATGTGGGAGAGGGACCTCGAAGGAGGTGGTTGGCTTAGAAAAGTTGAACTGGCTGGAGGGAAGTAGTAGCAAAAGGTGGGAAATTTTATTgcttgtttgctttagtgatggatgaggtcacaagggacatacaaggggacatcccttggtgtatgcttttcgcggacgatgtagtgctagttgatgaaagccggacaggagtgaaccagaaactggagttatggcgggagactttggagtccaaaggttttagactcagtagaactaaaactgagtatatgagatgtgatttcggcactactactcgggaggaggaagatgttagtttggaaggtcaagtagtgcctaggaaggatacctttcgatatttaggatcaatgctacagagggacggggatattgatgaagatgttagccatagaatcaaagcagggtggatgaagtggcggcaagcgtctggtgtcctatgcgacaaaagggtaccacagaagctaaaaggcaagttttataggacggcgattagacctgctatgttgtatggtgcagaatgttggcctacgaaaagacgacatgttcaacagctaagtgtcgcggaaatgcgtatgttgcgttggatttgcggtcatacaagaaaggatcgagttcggaatgatgatatacgtgagagattaggggtagcgccaattgaagaaaagcttgtccaacaccggttgagatggtttggacatgtgcaacggagacctccagatgcaccggtgcgtagcggaatcctaagccaggacagtaacatgaagagaggcagaggaagaccgaagttgacttgggtagaggcaataaaaggagacttgaactATGTGTGCTGGTGAGCGATTCAAATTAAGCCCGTGAAACTCGGCGAGCAATCTTGAGTTTGGCTTGATTAGCAGACGAGCCAAGCTCGAATTGAGCTTGTAGAGAAAAACTTCGAGCTTCTTTGACAGCCCTACCATTGAACGACTGAGTGCAAGCTACAAGGAATTGGGTAGAGTTTGGATGGCGATTAGCATTCGATTTGTGGTAGACAGCAGGGAGAGCAGAGATACAGCCATACAGGGATTGGAGGAGCAATTGGAAGGAAGACGAAGCCTCTGTTGGTTTCTGTTCGCTCAGCTGCTGTTTGATGCTTTAGTACCTCTCCACCTTCCCAAGTGACTGGCCCACATAGCAATCTGATCCCAGGGGCATGCATACGTCACTACTAATAGGTGAAACTTGTGCTGTCACCCCCTTGGCTCAAGAAATCTCTATAGGCCCCTTTATACAAGCCCGTTAAAGTCATCAGACATCAGTAGATCAATTCACTCAGCAGTTAGCAGTAGTTCAAAGTGCAGTAAACACAGGAAAACCCATGCGATTGATtaaatctttttttttaattGTAACTATCTTGATGTGTGAACATTTTACTCCTTTTATCTTCTGACAGGAGATTGGAAATGCAACTTAGGCGCCGTGATGTTGAAAAATGGATGAGCCATAGACGATTGCCTGAAGATTTGAGAAGGTTCCTCTGCAGAACTTACTAAGCAAATCTTTATCACtgttttttctttcaaaaaacaAAGAACTTAGCTAGCATGTTTCAATGTCTAATGCAGCCATTTGCTACTATACTGTCAAGCAGTAGTACCGATCTGGTTGTGGTTCATGATTGGCTAGGGCCCTTGTGACAGCAATGATATACTTCACAAATCTTACTTTGTAGTCATGAAAAAAGGTGTATGCTGTATTGTCAGATAGTCTGAAAACATAACAATTATTTGATTAGTTCAGAATTGACATTGGCAATTGGGGTTTCAATGTTTCATATCCACAAGATGTACCATCTAGTATAGTGTTAATGAAGAAACTGAATGTGTTTGGAATGTTTTTTTGTGTATTGTAAATTTGTAGTCACGCGGGCATTTGGTTCAATCAATATTTGAGCTATATACCAAAACTCTCTGATGAAATACCCTAACCCGAAAAGCAGTCATTTTATTCTTACAGTGGAAGATAACAGCACCTGCACCTCTGTATATGTGTAGGAGGGTTAGACGAGCTGAAAGGTTCACCTGGGCAGCTACTCAAGGAGTGAACGAAGAGGAGCTTTTGAGTAATTTACCTGAAGATATCCAAAGGGACACACGTCGCCACTTCTTTAGATTCCTTAACAAGGTTAGTTTCTAAGGTGTCAACAAATATTACTCCAATACCTTGTATTTCCACTCCCATCCTTTCTTTCATGTACCATGTCCGTAGTTAGTTCTGTGCTTATATGAAATTCTACTATTTTGGAATCTTTGCTACTGCTGTTTGGTTCTTAGCATTTACAACTTGTAAATGTAACTGTTATTTAGGGAGAGAGAATGGAAAATAACTTCATCTCCAGGGGAAAGGGGTCTGAATTGATGTGGGACCACAACCAAATGTGTGCTGAGCTAAACATCTGGTTCAGCACTTCCAAATAAGCAATAGCCCAAAATATTCAGTGCAAACCACCCCATTCAGCTGCACAATTGTGAAAACCCCCTTgaaatatataactataagtttttttttaaaatggtGCACTTAGATAggaacgtgaagagaggcagaggaagaccgaagttgacttgggtagaggcaataaaaggagacttgaaaggatggaatatacccaaagacttagccttagataggagtgcttggaagacagctattcacgtgcctgaaccttgattgcttctgttgggtttcaactctagcctaccccaacttgtttgggacttaaaggctttgttgttgttgttgttgttgttgttgttgttgcactTCCATTGCATATATACAGATGTACATTGTTGCAAAAATTGAGGTGCAAACTCAATGTACAAAAATtcatatgaaaaataacaaactTCATATGGCATGTGCACTAGAAGGCAAAATTCCTGTGATTGTCTTCTAGTACATATGCAACTGGAATTTGTCATTTTCATATGAATTTTCAGGAAAAAAATTGCATGTTAAACTTTTTGCGACAATGTATACCTCCATATATGCACTATGGAGGTGCATTATTTCAAAAATTTTTAGAACTATGTATGTGTTTCAAATGGTTTTCATGATTGCACCAAAAGGGTGGTTGCACTGAATAGTTTTCCATAGTGATGATGGAAACTGGAAAAGAAGTTTAAGAAAAAAGTAGCTACTTGTATTTTCTCATTCACGTTGTAGGTTGCCTCATTTACATGATTTCTACTATTAATGTTGTCTGATAAAGATAACTCTTACTTGACTAATTTTTATCTTATTATTTGCAGGTCCGATTATTCACCTTGATGGATTGGCCTATCTTGGATGCAATATGTGACAAATTAAGACAAAACTTATATATTAGTGGAAGTGACATTCTTTATCAAGGTGGTACTGTTGAAAAGATGGTCTTCATAGTGAGAGGGAAGCTGGAAAGCATCAGTGCAGATGGTAGCAAGGCTCCATTACATGATGGAGATGTATGTGGAGAGGAGCTCctcacctggtacttggaacattctTCAGCGAATAGAGGTATCCAATTTGTGCCCTTCCTGCCTGCTGTTTGTCTTTTGGTTTTGTAGTTGTCCCATCTCATGAACTACTACTGTTTCAGATGGTGGGAAAATTAAATTCCAAGGTATGCGGTTAGTTGCTATACGCACAGTAAGATGTTTAACAAATGTTGAAGCTTTTGTACTCAGAGCAAGTGATCTGGAAGAAGTAACATCACAGTTTGCTCGATTCTTGCGTAATCCACGAGTGCAGGGAGCAATCAGGTAGCCACATTTTTGTTTaatttattatattattatcataTTCCTGCCCACCAGAATAGTTAAGGCTGTTCTTATAATTGTTTTTGCTAATTCATGGCAAAATATAATAATTTTTTGATAATCATGCATCACTGCGATGTAAGACTTGTTAATTTagttccttttgaactaacctgTGTGTCCAATAGATATGAATCCCCGTACTGGCGAACCATTGCTGCAACTCGTATTCAAGTTGCATGGAGGTATCGGAAAAGGCGGCTGAAGCGAGCTGAGAAGTCAAGGTTGAGCGAAGAGACTTATACCTCGCATGGGATCTCAACACATGATTCTTTTCAGCGTGGACAGAGGGGATGATCTCTACCTGACTAGGCACTAACTTTTCAGTTTCAGTTCTGTATCTAGAGCTCTGAAATTCTCCGAACATGTCTACTTGGTGGAACCAAACGCATGGGGCAAATATTTTTGGCTTTGGTGTTCAGTGTACATGATAAGAGGATAGTTTTTTTCATGCATGGTTGCTTCTGCCAGAGCTACTACACGCACATTTATGTTGCATTCAGATTACTAGGAGATAAGTTATTTGCCTGCCAACCAGGATGCTCATCAGCTGTAAATAAATATTcattatagaaaaaaaattactaGGAGATAAGTTATTTGCCTGCCAACCAGCTAGCCTCAGAGATCAGAAGTCTGGGATATCCCAGAAGTGAAATATACAATCTCTATGTTATGGTATTCATTCAAACTAAATGTTTACAGATTACAGTCACGGCTGAATCCTAACGAACACCAGGATTAGCCATAGTGCCCCTTCCCTACTCCAGAATTTATCTTGAATTCCACAGGAATTTCCTGTAATAAGGTGAGCATTCCAAAGGTCATTTGAAACTGGAGTATTTCTCTAATCCTACGGTCCCGAGTTGAATTGTTTCGTATGAATCTCAGTAAAATTCTCTGACGACTGACGAAACTGTTCCAAACCGTCGGTCGTCAGTCGATCTGACCAACCTGGCCGGCTTACCCCATATCCAACATGTTTCACTTTTTTTTAGCCAAAACAGTGATTTTCTCTGGCAACCATTCAGCTATTCAGCTGGAACCGTATTTTTCGGCCAGTTTTACGGCCTGAGGCGTTCCATCCCAACTGCCCCAGCAGTTCTCATCAACCTATTTATTGTTCCGGTCACGGCGATCGCCGGCTTGGAGCACGACATCGCGGATGTTGTTAACGAACTCCTCCCACCCGAGCCAGGAGCCCTCCACCGCTGGATCGAAGCTCGCCGAGAACACCCCGTACGGCACGCCCAGGAGGACGCCGAAGAGTAGGAACGCAACCCAGAGCGGCGGCTGCAGGTCCAGCCCCGTCACCTGTGCCGCCGCGCGCAGTGCCGCCTCGCCCGCCGCGGACGCCGCGAGCGCGGCGGCCGGCACCCTCCGCGCCACCCGCCACAGCACCTCCTCCGACTCGAGGAACGCGAGCTGCCCCTCGCGCTCCCGCCGGCGGGCCCACTCCTCCCACTCCTCGTCGCTCACCGAGGCGTCGACGACCAGCAGCGACCCGAGCAGGAACGACGCGAGCGAGTAGGCGAGCGGCATCCAGGCGGGCACGCGCGCGCCCGCGGCGTCGCCGAGGTACCCGAGCAGCGCGGGCACGCCGGCGAAGGAGAGCGCCGCGACGGCCGGGAGCTTCCACAGCACGCCCAGGTCGGGGTCCCCGCCCGGGAGGTCCGCGTCGATGAGCGCGCGGAGGAGGTCGTCGTCGTCCCCCGCGCCGCCGAAGACGTCCGACTCGTCGACCACGCCGGCGTCGACCAGGTTCTGGAGGAAGGTCCGTAGGTTGTTGTTGCTGTTGCGGTAGGCGTCCACAACCTTCCGTAGCTGGGTCCCGAGGCCTTCCTTGTCCCTGACGTTGCTGCGCTCGACCTCGCCGTCGTCGGTGGAGTTCGATCCGCCGGGGCTTGAAGCGGACAGGCAGATGTGATGAGGTGGAGCGCGGAGGCGCAGCGAGGAGCGGGGGAGGGTGGGAGAGAGGATAGAACAGGAGGTGCGGGCGCGGGCACGGATGCGAGTGAatcgagggagaagagaggactCCATTCCATTGCCTGTGGGAGGAGTTCGTGAGATCTCGGAGTTGAACAGACAAAGCCGTCCATAGGCTGCCATGGTCTTATTCCAGGCAGGACCCACTATAGATTATTGGGCCGGAAATTCGTGGCCCAGCTACTTCCGAGCCTTTTCTGCATTCCCATTTTGCCTTGTGAATTGCCACAATTGCCTTTCTTAGACCGTCTCCAACAAGAAATTCATAAGGCACCCAAATTCCAAAATTAGTAGCAAGAGATCTAAAATCAGTATCCAATGaagtacctatacgggagacctattttgggttgcctgagaggcacaacccaaatatgggcatcatctctcctgaaaacccatttgcagaaagaattctttttaggtcttgttgttggagaagatgtcgaatatgTATTGAACTTTTTGCCTGTAACGCTACCCAAAGGataaatgagtcttgtattttgggtattGTTGTTGAAGATAGCCTTATTGTAGCCTAGCAAAGTACTGGTACTAGGAAAGGCTTCGGAATTTTGTTTTGTATCCAATcgccattttttttaaaaaaaaaagaagattaTCATCCATGTGTAAagagtctttttttttcttggggGAAATGCCATTCGACGAGCTTTATTGATCCATAAGAATATTTACATCACTCACTAGGCTTTTTAGGATAAAACTAGGGGTTCATCGACTCAAATAAAGTTATATTTCACACTAAAAGTTTGCCTAGGTCATGCACTACTCGGTTTACATCCCTTTGACAGTGCTCATAAGGAATAGCAATCATCATAAATCGCAGCCGCCAATGTTACCGCAAACCCTCCGTTTTTCATTTTTTCAATCACCATCAAACAATCCGACTGAGTAGTCCTTTTATGTTATTGTACTAGGCTTTACCAAATTCTTTGCGTGTGTGTGTGAACACTTCaccaaattattattattattatggttaccAAATTATTTGCTTCAAACCCAAGCCCCATCCAACTTTTTGTATGGTTTGCTTCCTTGACGAGAAGCGATGTCAGACACTTAAGCGCTATAGTTGAGGACTTGAAAGCTGTCTAATCTAGACAAAGATACCCTGTTGGATTTTCTAAACCTGGGTGCAAACTTGTCTAGGAGGCAGCAACCAAGCAGGCCTGGAGGGCGCATCCGACATTCACCACTAGTCCACCACCAACAGTGCACGGCAATTCAAGCGTTTCAAAGTGGATCTAGGCAGCAATTCTTTGAATCCTTTTATTAAGATTGGAATCAGAAGTTCATCAATCGTCCTGTtcacttggcttataagtcatactttttcagccaacgaatattatttttttctcacaacaaatcaatcaacagtactttcagccataactCGTAAGCAAGCGAATAGGGCAAATATTTTCATCGATTGCACCAAGAAACGACGCCTCAAGAAAAATCAGAACCAGCGTACAATCAATGGTGAAATTGAAGTCTTCACTGTTCGAAATCGCTCTAAAGCTAAGCGCCACGGGCCTACCGCCGACGGCACTAGCTAGTTATTAAGTACGTAGTTATAACCATTTCCAGGTGGTTTAGATATTAACCACGGTCTATTATATTATTACATTTACCCCTTGATTAATCACTGTCTACTtcatcctcctcgtactcctcttcgtattcctcctcgtcgtcgtcttcctccacCACCGAGGAAGAGTACTCCTTCGCCATGGAAAGGATGTTCCAGTGCCGCACGGCGAGGTCCCACCCAACGACGGACCCCGTCTCCGCCGCATCCCACCTCGACGACAGGAACCCGTAGTGGACCCCGAGCAGCCCCAAAGCGAAGAGCACGGCGGAGCCCGCGGTGGCGGCCCATGCCGGCACGTCCCCGGGCTGCGCGCGCTCGAGCAGCCCCAGGAACTCGAcgtccgccgccaccgccgccgcggggGGCGCCAGCATCCGCCACATCATCCCGCGCCGCATCTCCTCCGATAGCTCCAGCTCCAGCCCGAGCCCGCCCGCGCGCCACTGCTTCGCGGCGCCCGGCGACGACGTCGCCGCCGTGGCGTCGTCGATGATCTCGACGTTGCTGGAGCTGGCAGCCGCCGGCCTGGCGGCGGTGGCGCCGGCGCGGCGAAAGGCGCCGGGGCTGGTTGGAAGTAGCGGGCGGGGGCTGGCGGCGCGGCATGGGAGGAGCAGCAGCTCCATGGCTGGCTGGCTTTAGCGTACGTGCCGGTGGAGCTCGTGTCCGGGGTGCTGCGGTGCGCCGGTGCGGCCTCTGGTTGGGGGTGGACGTAGGTCTGTGAAGACGAGAAGTAAAGGGCCTGCTGCGTTATCCTGAGCTTTTCCTTTGGGGATGGCAACGTGTGATATTTTGGCCCGGCAACATGAGATGCAGCTGCACCCATCCTCACCAAGCTTCTAATCAAACGCAAGTTTTTTCTCCACAACCATTCAGCAATTTATTTGGTTCCTGTAAACTTTGTTTCTGTAAAATTTCGATGAATTGCCTGCATCACAAAAAGGTAGTAGCTGTTCATTTGCGGGCGGATTAGACCGTGATTCCTTGTCTAGTAACTTATCATAAAGTAAGCAAATGATAAGTCTACTGAGTATCTCCAAGATGTTCTTAAAAAAGACAGAAGAATATAGATTTAGGATACACACCGTAAAGATATACTCcatccatccgttccaaattataagtcgctttgacttttttggttcatacattttgttatatatctagacatattattatatctatatgcatagcaaaatagatgtaccaaaaaagtcaaaacgacttataattttggAACGGAGAGAATACTGTTTACTTTCTGGTTTCAGCTTATTTTGGGTAAACTACTTATAAACTGCTCACCCCGTCCACAAAATATGCAACTCGAGTACAGTATCAAGTTAAAGTATCTTAAATTTTTACTAACTAGAAAtttaaaatactaatatttataatatcaaataagtatcattagatgtaatttgtcatgagatatatttttacactatacttatttggtgtcataaacaTTAATTTTacctatatatttagtcaaactttAAACTCATTAATCCAAAATACcattagaattgtattttttatggacagAGGTAGTGTATAGTATAACAAATGGACCTTAGGTTCACCTACTATTTTTTTTTCCGGTCTAGTGCCGTTTGCTGCAAGAGTGATGTTGCCGATTCCACAACGGACTACCTCCCGCCACCGGGCAGCTGCGGCCAGCCAAGGGTAGCACTAGCAGCCACGACCCACGAGCGGTCAGGGCCGGGGTGGCCACTGGCTATGGCTCAGTGCCTCAGTTAGGCGCACGAGGGATTGGAAAAGAAAAGGACGCACGAACTCGATCGATTTGGAGGGCAGACACTGGGCGGAGTGATGAGGAATGAGCCGGGAGCGTTTTTGGCCACGGGGAAGAATTGGAAATGGCCATCGAAAGTTGTTGGAGGGTCGATCGGTTTTGTTCTCGGCCCAAAAAACTGGTTTCagaaattgatttttttttaaaaaaaaacttgaagATGCTCTAAGAACCGTGCTATCATTTGCAAAAATGAGGTACGGTTTGTCCTGATCTGAAGACGGTGATTGGTTCTCTTAGACTGATTAGCACATGGCGGAGATTGTGTTAGTAGTTTTTTAAAAGATGCTACGTAGTCCACGAGACGATACCGATACAGTGTCCACTGAACTGGCGGGTTTGACTAAAAACATCTCATCTGAACAAAACAAAGCGCCGACGAGCAACGGGCCACATGGTCTTCCCTCCACCCTGACACTAGCTTGTCTGAACCAGCGACCCCTTCATGCTCGAGCTCGTTGTTGCCTCCAGCTACAAGCCATGCAAAGAAGGCAAGATGTGCACCAGTAGTCTAGTACACAGTGACTACTCCCCCCACATGCAGCTTTGAGATATGCTAGCTCAGCCGGATCTCCTCTGCTAGGACGTGCTAGCATCCATCCAAACTCCAAAAAGCATCTAAGAGACGCATCCTATTCTCCC
It includes:
- the LOC136533488 gene encoding uncharacterized protein; this encodes MAAYGRLCLFNSEISRTPPTGNGMESSLLPRFTRIRARARTSCSILSPTLPRSSLRLRAPPHHICLSASSPGGSNSTDDGEVERSNVRDKEGLGTQLRKVVDAYRNSNNNLRTFLQNLVDAGVVDESDVFGGAGDDDDLLRALIDADLPGGDPDLGVLWKLPAVAALSFAGVPALLGYLGDAAGARVPAWMPLAYSLASFLLGSLLVVDASVSDEEWEEWARRREREGQLAFLESEEVLWRVARRVPAAALAASAAGEAALRAAAQVTGLDLQPPLWVAFLLFGVLLGVPYGVFSASFDPAVEGSWLGWEEFVNNIRDVVLQAGDRRDRNNK
- the LOC136533491 gene encoding uncharacterized protein; translated protein: MELLLLPCRAASPRPLLPTSPGAFRRAGATAARPAAASSSNVEIIDDATAATSSPGAAKQWRAGGLGLELELSEEMRRGMMWRMLAPPAAAVAADVEFLGLLERAQPGDVPAWAATAGSAVLFALGLLGVHYGFLSSRWDAAETGSVVGWDLAVRHWNILSMAKEYSSSVVEEDDDEEEYEEEYEEDEVDSD